The Nitrospinaceae bacterium genome has a window encoding:
- a CDS encoding tripartite tricarboxylate transporter permease, translating into LGIPDAPLVITFLITPMMEGSLRRALLINQGSWFDALFKSPLAIGLFLAAVILTYLSVRLQVMEKLSTSASEMDEE; encoded by the coding sequence CCCTCGGCATACCGGATGCTCCGCTCGTCATCACCTTTTTAATCACACCCATGATGGAGGGTAGCCTGCGCCGTGCCCTCCTCATCAACCAGGGCAGCTGGTTCGATGCGCTTTTCAAAAGCCCACTTGCTATCGGGCTTTTCCTCGCCGCAGTGATATTGACCTATCTCTCAGTTCGTTTGCAGGTGATGGAAAAACTTTCGACATCAGCATCTGAGATGGACGAAGAGTAA